In Camelina sativa cultivar DH55 chromosome 16, Cs, whole genome shotgun sequence, a single window of DNA contains:
- the LOC104753686 gene encoding zinc finger protein JAGGED-like, with translation MPPPPPPYPYSSNQYSPHNHFNDYYLNPSFRASRSISPNPNLPTATTVNYMADSPVEPSCYTCVGAPVGPTGFPSRDSASVRAPLEPPQGRDSDASRQRLDQSLRFPINRFQDHHSL, from the coding sequence atgccgccgccgccgccgccatATCCATACTCTTCAAACCAATACTCTCCTCACAACCACTTCAACGACTACTACTTAAACCCATCTTTCCGAGCGAGCAGAAGCATCTCTCCAAACCCTAACCTCCCCACCGCAACCACTGTTAATTACATGGCCGATAGTCCTGTGGAACCGAGCTGCTACACTTGTGTAGGTGCACCCGTTGGTCCGACCGGTTTCCCTAGCCGTGACTCCGCCAGCGTCCGTGCGCCGCTCGAACCGCCACAAGGTCGTGATAGTGACGCTTCACGGCAGCGTTTGGATCAGTCTCTTAGGTTCCCCATCAATCGGTTCCAAGATCATCACTCGCtctga